The sequence GAGGTTAAATCAGGAGAGCTCCTTGCGGAAATAGACCCTACTCTTTTCATAGCGCAGGTAGACGCAAGCCGTGCGCAGCTCCGTTATCAGCAGGCGCAGCTTAAGGACAGGGAAGCCCAGCTCTCTCTGGCAGAAAGCCAGCTCAAACGCCAGAAAAATCTTTTCACAGAGGATGCCACAACACTTGAGACAGTTCAGAACGCTGAGGCTGAATACAAATCCGCTCTTGCGCAGCTTGAAATGCTGAAGGCTCAGATAGAGCAGACGGAATCAGACCTCAGAGCCGATGAGGCAAATCTCAATTATGCTAAAATTTACGCCCCCATGGACGGCACCGTGGTTTCAGTCAGCGCACGTCAGGGGCAGACGCTGAACGCCAACCAGTCCGCTCCGACAATTCTCCAGATAGCGGATCTCGCCACAATGACAGTTCAGACAGAGGTATCCGAAGCGGATATTATAAAACTCAAAACAGGCATGAGAGCGTATTTTACAACTCTCGGCGGTCAGGGCAGAAGATGGTACGGCGAACTCAGGCGCATAGAGCCCACACCGACAACGGAGAACAACGTTGTGCTCTACAACGCCTTGTTTGATGTGGACAATACGGAACGTAACCTTCTTCCGCAGATGACAGCGCAGGTTTTTTTCATAACCGCCTCAGCCCGTGATACTTTTCTTGTGCCTGTCTCTGCGGTAAAAGCAGTCACTCAGGCGGCACCGTCAGCAGAAGAACGCGGTCCGCGCGGAAATGACAACGTCAGCGAAGGGCAGCAGCAGCGCAAAAAAAGACAGCAGCAGAACAGCGGTACCCGAACGCTTTCAGGAGCGAGCGAAGCAACCGTGCTGAACCCTGACGGAACAACGCAGATAAGAACGATCAAGGTCGGCATAACAAACCGTATTCAGGCGCAGATACTTGAAGGACTGAACGAAGGTGAAACAGTTATCCTTTACCCTTCTGAAACGAAAAAAACGTCATCACAGCAGAATAACAGCTTCGGACCGCCCCCGGGAGCAGGACTCGGAATGCAGGGGATGCGCTGATGAACGGAAACAGAATGCCTCTGATAGATTTACGGGGCATTTATAAGACATACAAAACCGGAGAGCTTTCGGTTGAGGTTCTCCACGGAATAAACCTGAAAATACAGCAGGGCGAGTTTGTGGCTATAATGGGTGCCTCAGGCTCCGGCAAATCAACCCTGATGAATATACTCGGCTGTCTGGATCAGCCTACGGAAGGCACTTATCTTTTCATGGGCGAGGATGTTTCCCGCTTCGGCAAGGATGAACTGGCAAGACTCCGCAGAGAGGAGTTCGGCTTCATATTTCAGAGCTACAACCTCATAAGCACAGCTACAGCGGCAGAAAACACAGAGGTTCCCGCAGTGTATGCCGGTATTCCCCAGCATGCCCGCAGGAAGAGAGCAATTGAGCTATTAACCGAATTGGGGCTTGACGACAGAACGCACCACCGCCCCACTCAGCTCTCAGGCGGTCAGCAGCAGAGGGTCTCCATAGCCCGCGCGCTGATGAACGGGGGACGCATAATCCTTGCCGATGAGCCCACAGGAGCGCTGGACAGCAAAAGCGGCACAGAGGTAATGAAACTACTCGGCGATCTTTCCGCCAAAGGACACACAATAATACTCATCACCCATGAAAGAAGGGTTGCCGAATATGCCGACAGGATAATAGAAATAAGTGACGGCAATATCCTCAGCGATGCCGTGATAAAAAAAGCGGCGGAAAAACCGGAGATATTCAGTCCGGAACCGGAAAAAGTCTCAAGGTTCACAGAACTCACGGAAGCGGCGAAAACCGCAGTAAGATCACTTAAAAGCAATATATTCCGCACTGTGCTGACTCTTCTGGGAATAGTGATAGGCGTTGCCTCGGTAATCACCATGCTCGCAGTAGGCGACGGAGCCAAGCAGGAGGTTGTGGACAGAATAAGCTCAATGGGAAGCAACCTGATGAACGTTCGCCCCGGCGCACCGAACATGCGGGGACGAATGAACATTGCTACCCTTGTGCCGGACGATGTGAAAGCGATAAAAGACCTGCCGAACATCCTAGCCGCCGTGCCGGAGCAGGAAAGCTCCGTTACTGTGCGGTTTGAGGAATCCGACCATTCCACAAAAATAAACGGAACCTCACCGGATTATATAATAGCCAGAAACTGGGAAGTAGCTGAGGGAACCTTCTTCACCGATGAGGATGAAGAGCTTTACGCCACTGTGGCGGTTCTGGGGAAAACCGTTGCCGATGCGCTTTTCAGCGGCAGGGAACCAACTGGAAGCTATATTCTCATCAACAATATACCTTTTCAGGTGATAGGCGTTATGTCCGAAATGGGCGCAGGAATAGGCGGGCAGGATCAGGACGACATAATCTTCGTGCCCTACACCACGGGCAGCCTGCGTCTTACCGGTCAGAACTATCTGCGCAATATCACCGTCGCGGTAAAGGACACAGGCATAATAAACGATACTCAGGATGCTGTTTTCACAGCGATTCTCGCCATGCACGGCGGAGTTGAGGACTTCCAGATACGCAACATGGCGTCCCTGATCGAAAACGTGTCCGAAACCCAGAACACAATGACCATACTTCTCGGTTCCATAGCGGCAATCTCCCTTCTCGTGGGCGGAATAGGTGTAATGAACATAATGCTTGTCTCCGTAACAGAACGCACAAGGGAGATAGGCATACGCATGGCTACAGGGGCGAGAATGCGAAATATACTCCAGCAGTTTTTAATAGAAGCCGTCACAGTCTCCGCCCTCGGAGGGCTCATTGGCGTTGCGGCGGGTCTTGGCATGGCGGGAATAATATCCGCCTTCGGTACGCCTGTGAAATATGAGATGACTCCGGTGGTTGCCGCTTTCGGGTGCGCCTTCGCCACAGGGCTCATATTCGGTTATCTGCCCGCCCGCAAAGCAGCAGGTCTGAACCCTGTCACCGCCCTTGCGTCAGAATAGAGGTAAAATAATGAAAATACGTAAATTCACATATGCCTTCTGCGTGTCCGCCCTGCTCTTCTCCGCCGGATGCGCCGCCAAACAGACGGAAAATTTCACCCCGCCCGTAATGCCCGCCGCATGGATTGCGGAGCATGACAACAAAAGCGCCTTAATCAACTCCGACTGGTGGAAAAGCTTCAACTCGCCCGTGCTGGCGGAACTCATTGACAGAAGCCTTAAACAGAGCCCGGACATCACCACTGCGGCGGAAAGCATAATTCAGGCAAAAGCGCAGCTTAAGAGCACAGGCGCGTCTATGTTCCCGTCTGTTAATCTCAGCGGCGGCTCATCGGTAAACCGCAGCTTTCCGTCAGAGGGAAGCGCCCGCACAAGTGAATCCTCCAGTCTCTCCCTCGGCGTCAGCTATGAGGTGGATGTATGGGGCAGAATATCCGCGCAGGTCAGGGGAGCCAAGGAATCACTCAAAGCTGCGGAATACGACTATGACGCAGTCAGGCTCACGCTGGTTTCCGGTGTGGCAAACGGATATTTCCAACTCCTTTCACTGGAAAAAAGGATCGAGTATGCCGAAATCAACCTTGAAACCGCTGAAAGAATATTGAAGATAGTTCAGGCAAAATACAGAAACGGCAGCGCACTCAAGTCAGAACTGCTTAATCAGGAATCTACAGTTCTCAGCAGAAAAAGCACTCTGCTCTCACTGGAAGAAGAGAAAAAGCAGACACTTAACGCTCTTGCCGTGCTCACCGGAACAATGCCGCAGGATTTCAGCACCGGAGCAGAGGATTTCGGCGCTGTTTCTGTTCCGGCAGTCACCGCCGGACTCCCCTCAGACCTTCTGCTGAGAAGACCGGATCTGGTCAAAGCTGAGGCTCAGATAGCCGCCGCTGACGCAAACGCAGCAGCCGCCAGAGCGGCGCTTTTCCCAACACTCTCCCTTTCCGGCTCGGCGGGGCTCGCAACGGACGCTCTTCTTTCCCTAGCCAATCCGGCTACAAGCATAGGTTTGTCTGCATCCGTTGTTCAGTCAATATTTGACGGCGGGACAAAACGCAGCCAAATAACTATCAGTGAATCACAGAAACGGGTTCTTGCGGAAAATTACCGTAAATCCGTTCTCACCGCCCTTCAGGAGGTTGAGGACGCTCTCAATTCCGTTAAATACGGAGAGGAAAGGGAAGAAATCCAGAACCAGACAACAGCCAAGCTTGAACATTCCCTCCGTCTGACGGAAATACAGTACAGAGAAGGTTCAAACAGCCTTTCGGATGTTCTGGACGCTCAGACCTCGCTCTTTCAGGCAAGGGATCAGCTTGCCTCACTCCGTCTCACACGTATAAACGCTGCTGTCGATATGTTCAAGGTGCTTGGCGGCGGATGGGAAATAACTGATAAAATTGCGGAAAAATAAGCTTAAGGTTGTGCCTCAGTTTTCCGTTGAGGCATAACCTCCTTCACATATACCGAAGGCTTCTCTTTCGCTGCTTTTTTCAGCAAGGAAGAGAAACATAAATGTTCCGGCTATTCCCGCCAGACCGGAGACAATAAAAACAGCTTTCAAGCCGAAAATTCCGTAAATGAGCGAACCCGCAAGGGGACCTGCGGCGAAGCCCATGTTCATGAAAAGATTAAAAACGCCGACAGCTTTACCCATACCGAGCCTTTCCCCCTCCTCAAGCAGAGCCGCGGTGCAGGCAGGCTGCGATAATGCTCCGAAAAGCCCTGTTCCGGCACACACAGCTATGATTTCGGGAAAATCCGCAGCATGAGGAATAAGCATATACATAACGGAAACAGCCATGCCGCCGGATACGATTATATTTCTTTTTGAGAAAACCTTCCCGAGCATGCTCATAGGACGCAGGCTGAATGTCATGAAAACTGTTGAAACACAAAGAATAACGCCAGAGCGAAAGCTGCCCAGCTTCATCCCCTGTTCAATAAACAGAGGCAGGAACACTGCGCAGGAGGCTATTCCGCATGCCCTGAAAAAGATGAAAGACAAAAGCCCGCAGTATCGTCTCCCGGGAATGAAAGACTTATCCACGGAATCCACCGCCGTTTTCCGACGGTCCAGCTTTCCTACGCCGGAGATAAGCACAAAGAAAAGCGATATTATGCACAGCGCAAAAAGCAGGATAAATACTCCCTCAAACCCCGCAAAGCTTCTCACAGCTCCGCCTATCAGCGGTCCCGCGCCGAGAGCTCCGTAAAATGACATATCAAAAGTTCCGCTGACTGAGGCAAAGCTTGTCCGGCGTGAGCTGTTTCCGATAACAGCAAGAACCGATGCACGGAAAGCCGCACACGCAGCGCCTTGGAATATGCGGAGGATAATGACCGAAACCAGACTCTCAGCAAACAGATAGCCCGCAGAAACACAGCAGAAGCACAGCACGGAAACAACAAGGGTGCGTCCCGCTCCCGTATTTTCCGCTGCATTCCCCGCAGGAACGCTGAAAAAAATCTTGGCAAGCGAGTAGAAAGCCAGAGGAACGCCGAGAAGCGCCCCTCTGGCTCCCAGTTCAAATACATACAGGGAAAAAAAGGAGTCAACCACCCCGTAACCGAGGGTTATGCAGAAATTTATAATAAAAAGCGCAGTAAACAGCTTTCTGTTTTCCATATCAATATCCGTTAAGGAGGAGCCGGACACACCCGTGGAAGCGTGTCCGGCTGTTACGTGTATACCCGCTGTGTGTGTGATGCTGCGGAAACAGACGGGCAGGAGGTCAAAAGACTTTTATTTTTTGCCGCCCAAGGCGAAGTTGTATCTGAGGTAGACTCTGAAATCGTTATAGTCTTCACCGCCGTCCACATCGATCATAGCGTATCTCAGACGCAGGCTGAGCCCGTCAAATGCGCCGCCGAAATTATACTGTGCGCTTAAGTCTGTCTCACTCATATCCGCTGAAGCGCCGCTGCCTGATTCGGGGGTATCATATACAGTGTGAAAAGCATAAGCGCTGAGTCCCTTGACGCCAATTTTGGAAAAATCATAGCCGACTTTAAGGGCGTAAGCATCCTCTTCGGCTCTGCCTGCGGCGAGAACCTGCTGTATTATTACCTTGCCGTCACCCCACGGAACAAACAGATCATCGTCTCCTGTTTTCGCATAGAAGCCCGTCACATCAAAACCGTATGCGGCAAAACCTGTGTTGAAACCGAACTGATCTGTATCAAACTCTCCGCCCAGATCATCACCTTTGGATTTCTGGAAAAGTGCTGAAGGATTGAAATACAGATTATAGTCTCCGAGCTTTTTAGAGGCTGAAAGCTGAACATAGTTCGAGCCGAAAACATCCTCCATGTCATAATGCCAGCCCTGAACAGTAATTTTTGCGGCTTCAACGGGAAGAGTGTATTTTGCGCCGCCGACTATCAGCGCCTTGTCGTCATCAGCTCCGACATTTACGGACTTCACTATGTCCATCGCCTCATCATCAGTCCAGCCCATGTAGCCTGTTATATAATAGGCTGACAGTTCAAGGTTTTTAATGCTGCTGTTTACGATGGAGAGCCCTTCGTATGACTTAGGCATCATACGTATGTCGTGAGTGTTCATGAAAGGGGTATTGATCTCCTGAGCGCCGTATTTTACTCTGGTATTAAACCATTCACCCTGAATATAATACTCCTGAAGACGGGTGTAGCTCTCATGCTTCCCGTCCGAGTCTCTCTGAAGCAGTCCGTATACAGCTTTATCGTCATCACTGTATATGTCGCTGGACGAAGCGAAAGCAAATCCGGCGCTTATACCGTAAAGAGGCGCTGTTTTGTAATAAAACAGAGTGCCCACAGCCATATCCGCCCTGTCGGGTGTGTTTTCATCAAAATCCCTTGCGAAATAGAAGTTTCTTATCTCGCCTTTCAGTGTGCCGTTTCCAAAGGCATCTTTCAACGTGTCTGCGGCGAACGCGGAAGCCGAGATAAGAAAGATTGCCAAAGCAGTAAATAAAACAGAAAGTCTCATTTTGTTCCTCCAATAAAAATTAAATCCCGCCGCCTTTAAAACAGACGACGGGGAAAGCCGTGAATGTTATTTGGAGATGAATTTAACAGCGTTCTCGCCTGCTATACGTCCGGAGTTAATGGCAAAACCGAATGTACCGCCCCCGAGCTTGAGATCGTAGCTGTCGCCGTACATGCCGCCAGCGTCAAGACCGCCGGCATAAAGTCCGGAGATAACTGCCCCTTTTGTATTAAGAACCTCTGTTTTTTCGTTTATTTTAATACCGCCTAGTGTGCCGAGTGCTCTGGGATGGAGCTTTGTCACATAGAAAGGAGCTTTCGTAACGGGTCTGAGATAATCTGCTTTTTTGTGGAAGAGATCATCCTTGTGCATTTCTGCCGCTTTATTATTGCGCTCAACAGTGGCTTTAAGAACCTTGGGATCCGCGCCTATTTTTGCCGCAACCTCTTCAATAGTGCTGCATTTGAAAACATTACCGTTGTTTTTTGCCAGCTCTTTTGTGAAGTCCTGTTCAAGCTTGTCGAGTTTTGTCCCGAAGATTACCCATTCGCCGAGAGGCATCTGGATGCCGTCGTTAATGAACATCTGTTTTGTTGTTTCGTCATAGATTGAGTAAGCTGTTCCGCCTATTCTCTCAAGGGCGTTGCCGGACTGGGGCCATTCTGTGATGTTGGATTCATCAGTGTATCTGTGACCTTGAGGATCAACAAACAGATAAGGCTGAACAGCGGCTGCTATAAGATGAGACGCAGGATGAAAGCCGGCAAGCCCGGGGCGGTATGACTGCATAACTTCCGCGCCTTCTTTATCCGCGCCTGCTGCCCACGCCATCTGTATACCGTCACCAGTTTTACCGATCTGACCGATGAAAATCATGTCGGGGTATCTGGAGAACTGTTTCATCATCTCTTTATTATTGGCAAAGCCGCCCGTGCCGATTACAACTGCCTTGGAATTGATGATGACTTTTTCGCCGTCTCTGTCCTCCGCGACTACACCTGCTATTTTACCGTCTTTGACTATGAGGGATTTGCCGGGGGTCTGAAGAAGAAGCTGACCGCCGTTATCTTTGAGAGCCTTGGTAAGAGCCTGAACGACAGCCGCTCCGTGATGGTAGTGTTTACCGTCTTCACCGAGATAATCACCCACAACGTGCCATGTGAGAGGACCGCCGAAACCGCCCACACCAATGTATTCGTACTGGATTCCGAACTGTTTGAGCCATTCTACCGTCTCTGCGGATTTGTTTACGAATGCGCTCACAAGAGGAGCGTTTGCTCTCCAGTGGCTGTAGTCCATGATTGTTTTAAATGCAAACTCTTTTGATACATCAATACCCTGCCTCATCTGAAGCGAGCTCTCAGCAGCGAAAAGACCTTCGGCGAAGTTGCTTGTTCCGCCGGGGATAGCCTGTTTCTCGATCACTATGACTTTAGCTCCGAGAAGAGATGCCTGAACACCGGCGGAGAGACCTGTAGCCCCAGCGCCTATGATGGCGATGTCCGTGTTGTAAACTTTTTCCGCATACGCGGGCAAAGACATTACTGCCGCGATTAACAGCGCAAGCAGAAACCTAATGGAAAATAAACGTTTCATCAGTCAACCTCTCTTTATATATTTGGCGCTGCTTATGAGCACCTAAGGTTACCAAAAATAAAATTACTTATTTCACCTTCATGTCAAAGTTATGGCATTCCTTGTTGCAGAAAAGCTCTGAAGGCTTGTGAATACCGTGACATTCCTTACAGGCAAGCTCACCCATATGGTTTTCATGCGGATTTGCTTCTTCCACATTCTTTGTCAGCTCAGCAAGGGATTTGTAATCGCCGTGGCAGGAAAAGCATGAGGATGTTTTTGCGGCGGAATCAGGAGTGTCTGTTCCGTGACAGTCAGCGCACTGAACATCATTTTCTTTGTGTGATCCTCTGAGCTCACCCGAAGCAAACACTGAACCAGCAATGAGGACAGCAAACAAAACAGACAAAATAATACTGATAAATCCGGTGGTTTTCATATACTGCTCCTTAAATAAAAGAATTAAATTTAAACAACATACCTTAGCATTTGTAATACGTCATATGTCATACATTTGATGATTAAACATATAACCATACATCCCGCTATGTCAATAAAATTTTAAAAGCAGTCAGAAAGCGCAGCTCGAAATCAGTCAAATAGATGTTGTTTACCAATAAATAAGAAAAATAGATTCATTAAGAATCTCAATATTTCGACATTTACAAAACTATACAGAAAACAGTTAATAATATCTTGACTTTAGCACCCTTAAATATGGTATTATTAAACATTAGACCATTTGTTATTCAGTTTTATGATTACCTATAAACACACGGAGAACACAATTGAAAGCATTCCAGCCGGTCAGGCAGGTAAAAGCTTCTGATGAAGTTTTTAATCAACTGAAAGATTCCATTATCACAGGCATGTACAAAACCGGAGACAAACTCCCTTCCGAACGTGAATTAATCGAAATGTTCAAGGTCAGCAGAACCGTTGTGAGAGAGGCGATGAAAGTTCTCGCCGCCACAGGTTTTGTGGAAATACGCTATGGCGCCACAGGCGGTGCCTTTGTAAACGACCTTACATTTGACAGACTGAGCGATGCGTGGGGGGATCTGTTTTCATCAGGCAAGCTTTCCATCCCTGAGCTCTGTCAGGCGAGAATACTTATAGAACCGCACGTGGCAAGGCTTGCAGCGGAAAACAGAAATAATGAATACATTGAAAAACTGGAAAAAGCTCTCTCGAACGAAGGACTTCACGATACATACCCCGACACGGTACACGAAAGACAGAGAGTACATTATGTTTTGGCTGAAATGTGCCGTAACAGGTTTCTTGAGTCAATAGTCAAATCACTTGTTATCCTCATAAGAAACATCACGGAAGAGTTTCAGCCGCCCACTGATGAGGTTCACCCTCTCGGCATGCACGATGCTCTTGTGAAAGCCGTTATCGCCGGAGACGGTGACGCAGCGGAAAAAGAGATGCGCGCGCACCTCATAGAATTCAATGACCGTATGGCGGCGGCAGAGGAAAAATACAGAAAATCCCAGAAGAAGATCTGGACCGTAGGCTGACATTTTTTTCATATAATAATCTTAATTCCCTGAACATTTGCTGACAACTAAGTTGCATTATCCGCTAAGGGCAATATTTCTTTAGAGGAGCGGATAATGCTTAACAGAAGAGATTTTCTGAAAATAACCACAGTCGCGGCGACCGCGGCGTCACTTGGCATGCTCGGAGGGTGCGGGAGCAGCTCCGACGGAGACAACACGGAAGTTTCTGCGGAACATTTCCCTCAGTCTGTAGTTTCCGGAGACCCTAAAGCGGACAGTGTAATACTGTGGACACGTCTGTCAGGAGAAACTCTCGGAGGCGGAGCTCACAAAATCACTCTCATCGTTGCGTCAGACAAAGAGCTCAAAAACACTGTCGCATCATACGATCTCACAGTGACAGAAGAGCATGACTACTGCACGAAGGTGAAAGTAACAGGACTTCAGTCCGGCAGCTTCTATTATTACAGATTCCACTACGACAAAAACGGCAAGCGCTACACTACACGCACAGCGAGAACCAAAACCGCTCCGGCGGCAGATGCGGATGTTCCGGTTAAGTTTACTTTCCTAAGCTGTCAGGACTATATAGGCAGATACTACAACTCCCTTTCCTACCACCTTCAGCATGTAACAGACATTGACTTCGTGGTTCACCTCGGCGACTACATATACGAGACCACCGGAGACCCTTCCTTTCAGAATATTACCGACGCAAGAAAAATAACTTTCACCGATACAGACGGCTCCGTCGCTCTGGGAACAGACCAGCCCTATTACGGCGCGGCAGCAGTCTCAAACTACAGGGAAATATACAAAACCTACAGAACAGACCCCATACTTCAGAAATTCCACGAACTTTACCCCATAATAGCCATATGGGATGACCACGAATTTTCCGACGACTGCTGGGGAGCAACGGCAACATACTTCAACGAAGAAAAAGACGAATTTGACACTGTAAGAAGAATGAACGCCGAGCAGGCATTCTATGAGTTTCTCCCCGTGGATAACACATCCTCAGACGGAGCCTTTCAGACTCCCGATTCACAGCTTTACGGACAGATGAACAATGCTGGGATCTACAGAGACTTCCGTTTCGGGCAGCATCTTCACCTAATACTTGCGGATTACAGAACGTTCCGCCCCGATCACCTTATCCCCGAGGGAGCATTCCCCGGAAAGGTTGTTCTGGATAAAACGGCTATAACCGCTCTCTTTGAGGCGCAGTATCCCGGACAGGGAGCGGCTGTTTATGAGCTCCAGAAGGCTGCCTTCGGTCCCTATGTGGATATGACCTCAGCACCTTGGGACGCGTACTCAGCGGCTCTGGTTCCCACACTCGCTTATGCTTACATGCAGACAGGTCTCAGCCAGACGGACGCAGGCATAAAAGCGGCGGCGGATTTAAGCGGGCTTGTGAGCGCATATGTCTTCAACGCGCTGGTCACAGGCTACAACTCCTCCGTTCCCTCCGGCAGCCAGCTTCCCCTCATAGACGACAACACATATGACAACGTTCTGGAGAGAGGCATAGCCTACATGCACATAGGCAAACAGGGCTACTTCAGCGACATAGGCTCCAGATACGGCGTGGTGAAAGCCACATATGACATGCTGGCGGGTTATAACGCCATGGCGGACACTCTGGCGGCGAGGACACCGGAAAACGTGTTCGGCGACACTCAGCTTGCGTG is a genomic window of Geovibrio thiophilus containing:
- a CDS encoding alkaline phosphatase D family protein; translated protein: MLNRRDFLKITTVAATAASLGMLGGCGSSSDGDNTEVSAEHFPQSVVSGDPKADSVILWTRLSGETLGGGAHKITLIVASDKELKNTVASYDLTVTEEHDYCTKVKVTGLQSGSFYYYRFHYDKNGKRYTTRTARTKTAPAADADVPVKFTFLSCQDYIGRYYNSLSYHLQHVTDIDFVVHLGDYIYETTGDPSFQNITDARKITFTDTDGSVALGTDQPYYGAAAVSNYREIYKTYRTDPILQKFHELYPIIAIWDDHEFSDDCWGATATYFNEEKDEFDTVRRMNAEQAFYEFLPVDNTSSDGAFQTPDSQLYGQMNNAGIYRDFRFGQHLHLILADYRTFRPDHLIPEGAFPGKVVLDKTAITALFEAQYPGQGAAVYELQKAAFGPYVDMTSAPWDAYSAALVPTLAYAYMQTGLSQTDAGIKAAADLSGLVSAYVFNALVTGYNSSVPSGSQLPLIDDNTYDNVLERGIAYMHIGKQGYFSDIGSRYGVVKATYDMLAGYNAMADTLAARTPENVFGDTQLAWLTNKISTSTATNICFGSSVSTTSLIWDMTALDIPADYKQRFYANVDHWDGFPNRKNMLLEQLGASGKRAFVISGDIHASFVTDHPTSGANVADFTGTSVSSSTFINMVEHAVEAVLAAGAFTEDQKTAVRAKLITDLDDSLLEAFSPMIFADTARNGFVTVTVTEDNVSADYYLTEREDVFESFYKKMNELVITHKKFVFDGTQVTEEQS